The following proteins are encoded in a genomic region of Aquifex aeolicus VF5:
- the rpmA gene encoding 50S ribosomal protein L27, whose protein sequence is MASKASGGSTRNGRDSISKRLGVKRYDGQFVKAGNIIVRQRGTRIYPGKNVGMGSDYTLFALKDGYVYFETRRKKKFVSVLSPEEWEKVMAQKNGKVH, encoded by the coding sequence ATGGCAAGTAAAGCGAGCGGTGGTTCAACACGGAACGGTAGAGATAGTATTTCAAAAAGATTAGGTGTAAAGAGGTACGACGGTCAGTTCGTAAAGGCTGGAAACATTATAGTCAGACAAAGGGGAACGAGAATTTATCCGGGTAAAAACGTAGGAATGGGCTCAGACTACACTTTATTTGCACTCAAAGACGGTTATGTTTACTTTGAAACGAGGAGGAAGAAGAAGTTCGTAAGCGTCCTTTCTCCGGAAGAGTGGGAAAAGGTAATGGCTCAAAAGAACGGAAAAGTTCACTGA
- a CDS encoding glutamine-synthetase adenylyltransferase: MEKFGKPLEENGKEATATVIGLGKLGSEELNYYSDVDLMFIHSTDKGKAGNLSLNDFFQRLFQKVVKLLNAQTPEGVPYFVDLDLRPFGKSGPLSMPLRSAELYYESYGRIWERFALLRARYCAGDEELAQKFMKEVVRPFVFGPADYKLVEEIRLMKKRIEAEAKKKFIKGYNVKTGEGGIREVEFSVQSLVILLGSKTPILRESNTYRAIYKLMQKGVFSSEEAQKLEESYTFLRKLEHRIQLRECLQTQVLKESDKETFAKFLGFESKEEFEEKLKETRAFVKSVFSQILPEREEEELDELQEAVIMEDEESGTQILKQKGFKSTRQIFTLLSEPLYGSMNVHFTEKEKKLYIKLIPKLVNLALSSQNPDQSIKNFFKFFFNPTGRRVILSEHKREEFLEKLFTVFSVSDYLSHLVARNPDLVEDALTLYRDFPKFEDFKREFEKYRETLNLSPENLYRRFKTVWEVRIGLVYLLKEEDRYEKLKKLYISLSTLADFILSNLWKDITLEENTALLYALGKLGSRELNFNSDLDLVFAVKSLEEKEKVHEKAKELVRFLTAHTTEGYLYSVDFRLRPMGSKGELVPTFDFYKKYFEKEARTWERLAWTRARYITGNEEFKEEFERLIENFLFEKPWGEKEKREVYEMRMKLQSVAKRGRGVVDLKLGEGGIVDGEFLVQYLLIKEKIRETSMIRGFEVLMEKYPRLKEAYDSFMFLRLVETHLRLSKERGTSVLSEQDIPKVALSLGMKPEELKESIKEKMKKMREVFNEFLAQ, from the coding sequence GTGGAAAAGTTCGGGAAACCTCTAGAGGAAAACGGAAAAGAAGCAACCGCAACTGTTATAGGTCTTGGAAAGCTGGGAAGTGAAGAGCTGAATTATTATTCCGATGTGGATTTGATGTTCATACACTCCACGGATAAGGGAAAGGCTGGAAACCTTTCCTTAAATGACTTCTTTCAAAGGTTATTCCAGAAAGTCGTAAAGCTCCTAAACGCTCAAACACCGGAAGGTGTGCCCTACTTTGTGGATCTTGACCTGAGACCTTTCGGAAAGTCTGGTCCTCTCTCTATGCCCCTCAGAAGTGCGGAACTCTACTACGAGAGCTACGGGAGGATATGGGAGAGGTTTGCCCTGCTCCGGGCACGGTACTGTGCGGGAGATGAGGAACTCGCCCAGAAGTTCATGAAAGAAGTAGTGAGACCTTTCGTCTTTGGTCCGGCGGATTACAAACTCGTTGAAGAGATAAGGTTAATGAAGAAGAGAATAGAAGCGGAAGCCAAAAAGAAATTTATAAAGGGCTACAACGTGAAAACGGGAGAGGGAGGAATAAGGGAGGTTGAGTTCAGCGTCCAGTCCTTGGTTATACTCCTCGGTTCTAAAACTCCGATTTTGAGAGAGAGTAACACTTACAGGGCTATATACAAACTCATGCAAAAAGGCGTATTTTCCTCGGAAGAAGCCCAGAAACTTGAGGAGTCCTACACATTCCTCAGGAAACTGGAACACAGGATACAACTGAGGGAATGTCTCCAGACGCAAGTTTTAAAGGAAAGCGACAAGGAAACCTTTGCCAAGTTCTTAGGTTTTGAATCCAAGGAAGAGTTTGAGGAAAAATTAAAGGAAACGAGGGCATTCGTAAAAAGTGTATTCTCTCAAATCCTTCCCGAAAGGGAGGAAGAAGAACTGGATGAGCTTCAGGAGGCGGTAATTATGGAGGACGAAGAAAGCGGAACACAGATACTAAAACAAAAAGGCTTCAAGAGCACGAGACAGATATTCACCCTCCTCAGCGAGCCCCTGTACGGTTCCATGAACGTTCACTTCACGGAAAAGGAGAAAAAACTCTACATAAAACTCATACCAAAACTCGTGAACCTTGCACTTTCTTCTCAAAACCCTGACCAGAGCATAAAGAACTTCTTCAAATTCTTCTTTAACCCTACGGGAAGAAGAGTTATACTTTCAGAGCACAAAAGGGAGGAATTCTTAGAAAAACTCTTTACCGTTTTTTCCGTATCCGATTACCTGTCTCACCTCGTTGCCAGGAATCCTGACCTGGTTGAAGACGCCCTTACTCTTTACAGGGATTTCCCAAAATTTGAGGACTTTAAAAGGGAGTTTGAGAAGTACAGGGAAACCTTAAACCTCTCCCCTGAGAATCTTTACAGGAGATTCAAAACCGTCTGGGAAGTGAGGATAGGGCTCGTTTACCTCCTGAAAGAGGAAGACAGGTACGAGAAACTCAAGAAATTGTACATTTCCCTTTCCACACTTGCGGACTTTATACTCTCAAACCTCTGGAAGGATATAACTCTGGAGGAAAATACGGCACTCCTTTACGCCCTTGGGAAACTCGGAAGCAGGGAACTGAACTTCAACTCGGACCTTGACCTTGTATTCGCAGTAAAGAGCTTGGAAGAAAAGGAAAAGGTTCACGAAAAGGCAAAGGAGCTCGTGAGGTTTTTAACCGCTCACACAACGGAAGGTTATCTCTACAGCGTGGACTTCAGACTAAGACCCATGGGCAGTAAGGGAGAACTCGTTCCCACTTTTGATTTTTACAAAAAGTACTTTGAAAAGGAAGCGAGAACCTGGGAAAGACTCGCCTGGACGAGAGCCAGATACATAACCGGTAATGAAGAGTTCAAAGAGGAGTTTGAGAGATTGATAGAAAACTTCCTGTTTGAAAAGCCCTGGGGAGAAAAGGAAAAGAGAGAAGTTTACGAGATGAGGATGAAGCTCCAGAGTGTTGCAAAGAGGGGAAGAGGAGTTGTGGACCTCAAACTCGGTGAGGGGGGCATAGTGGACGGTGAGTTTTTAGTTCAGTACCTTCTCATCAAAGAAAAAATAAGGGAAACTTCTATGATAAGAGGTTTTGAGGTCTTAATGGAAAAGTACCCGAGGTTGAAGGAGGCTTATGACAGCTTCATGTTCCTGAGACTCGTAGAAACGCACCTTAGACTTTCTAAGGAAAGGGGAACTTCCGTATTGAGTGAACAGGACATTCCAAAGGTAGCTTTATCTCTGGGAATGAAACCCGAGGAACTGAAAGAAAGTATAAAGGAGAAGATGAAAAAGATGAGAGAAGTCTTTAACGAGTTTCTGGCTCAGTGA
- the infC gene encoding translation initiation factor IF-3 yields MSKLKEYRVNRQIRAKECRLIDENGQQIGIVPIEEALKIAEEKGLDLVEIAPQAKPPVCKIMDYGKFKYELKKKEREARKKQREHQIEVKDIRMKVRIDEHDLQVKLKHMREFLEEGDKVKVWLRFRGRENIYPELGKKLAERIINELSDIAEVEVQPKKEGNFMIFVLAPKRKK; encoded by the coding sequence ATGAGTAAGCTGAAAGAGTACAGAGTGAACAGACAGATAAGGGCAAAGGAGTGCAGGCTTATAGACGAAAACGGACAGCAGATAGGAATAGTTCCTATTGAGGAAGCCCTAAAAATAGCCGAGGAGAAGGGATTGGATCTAGTTGAGATAGCACCTCAGGCAAAACCTCCCGTTTGCAAGATAATGGATTACGGAAAGTTCAAGTACGAACTCAAGAAAAAGGAAAGGGAGGCGAGAAAGAAACAGAGAGAACACCAGATTGAGGTCAAGGATATTCGTATGAAGGTGAGAATTGATGAGCACGACCTTCAGGTGAAACTCAAACACATGCGGGAATTCCTAGAAGAGGGGGATAAGGTAAAGGTGTGGCTCAGGTTCAGGGGAAGAGAAAACATATACCCCGAACTAGGTAAAAAGCTGGCGGAGCGAATAATAAACGAGTTATCGGACATAGCGGAGGTAGAGGTTCAGCCAAAGAAGGAAGGAAACTTCATGATATTCGTGTTAGCACCCAAGAGAAAAAAGTAA
- a CDS encoding fumarate hydratase → MREVHVNDIKEAVKEAIIEANCVLPREVRVAFQEALKREESPIGREVLTQILENAEIAQKEKMPYCQDTGVDVIFVFLGQDVHVVGGSLEDAINQGVREATEEGYLRASMVWDPVFERKNTKDNTPAIIHYEVVPGDRVKIVVAPKGAGSENTSRLAMLKPADGWEGVKKFILETVKFAGPNACPPFTVGVGIGGNFEYCAYLAKKALLRPVGKRHENPLIAKVEEELLEEINKIGWGPMGFGGTVTAVDVKVEMYPCHIASLPVAVNIQCHANRHAERVV, encoded by the coding sequence GTGCGGGAAGTTCACGTCAATGATATAAAAGAAGCTGTCAAGGAAGCTATAATAGAGGCGAACTGCGTCCTTCCTCGGGAGGTAAGAGTAGCCTTTCAGGAAGCCTTAAAAAGGGAAGAGTCTCCCATAGGAAGGGAGGTTCTTACTCAGATACTTGAAAACGCGGAAATAGCCCAAAAGGAGAAAATGCCATACTGTCAGGACACAGGGGTTGACGTAATCTTCGTTTTCCTCGGACAGGACGTTCACGTGGTAGGAGGCTCTCTGGAAGACGCCATAAATCAAGGGGTCAGGGAAGCCACGGAGGAAGGATACCTCAGGGCTTCAATGGTCTGGGATCCCGTTTTTGAAAGGAAGAACACTAAGGACAACACGCCCGCGATAATACACTACGAGGTTGTTCCCGGAGACAGGGTAAAGATAGTGGTAGCTCCGAAAGGAGCAGGGTCCGAAAACACTTCAAGGCTTGCGATGCTAAAGCCTGCAGACGGTTGGGAAGGGGTGAAGAAGTTTATCCTTGAAACCGTAAAATTCGCAGGTCCTAACGCATGCCCTCCCTTTACGGTAGGTGTAGGAATAGGCGGGAACTTTGAGTACTGTGCTTACCTCGCAAAGAAGGCACTCCTGAGACCCGTCGGAAAGAGACACGAAAACCCGCTTATAGCTAAGGTTGAAGAGGAACTCCTCGAAGAGATAAACAAGATAGGCTGGGGACCCATGGGCTTCGGAGGTACGGTTACTGCCGTGGACGTGAAGGTTGAGATGTACCCCTGTCACATAGCCTCACTACCGGTGGCGGTAAACATTCAGTGCCATGCCAACAGGCACGCGGAAAGGGTTGTATGA
- the mdh gene encoding malate dehydrogenase, whose translation MRMKKTVAVIGAGNVGEHVASLILLKNLANVKMFDLPRKTEEKVFEPVKGKALDMKQMLAAMDIDARVEGYTVTPEGEGYEPLEGSDIVVITAGFPRRPGMSREDLLEANIRIISVIADRIKRYAPDAIVIVVTNPVDVMTYVAYKLLNFPKNRVMGMAGVLDSARFKTFISEELMVSPKDIHAYVIGGHGDEMVPLISISNVGGIPLKDLLPKEKLEKIIERTRFGGGEIVNLMGTSAYYAPAAAIVDMIEALVQNSKRILPCSVYLDGEAGEYYGVQGFCVGVPVKLGSNGVEEIIKVPMIEEEREMWRRSVESVKKTVEVAEGILSAGSSRQ comes from the coding sequence ATGAGAATGAAAAAAACCGTTGCTGTAATCGGTGCGGGGAACGTGGGGGAGCACGTCGCCTCCCTCATCCTTTTAAAAAACCTCGCAAACGTTAAAATGTTCGACCTTCCCAGAAAAACGGAAGAGAAAGTTTTTGAGCCAGTTAAAGGGAAGGCCCTCGACATGAAGCAGATGCTCGCAGCTATGGACATAGATGCGAGGGTAGAGGGCTATACTGTGACACCTGAGGGCGAAGGCTACGAACCCTTAGAAGGTTCCGACATAGTGGTAATTACCGCGGGTTTTCCCAGAAGACCGGGAATGAGCAGAGAGGACCTTCTTGAGGCAAACATAAGGATAATCTCGGTTATAGCGGACAGGATTAAGAGGTACGCACCAGACGCAATAGTAATTGTTGTTACGAATCCCGTGGACGTCATGACCTACGTAGCCTACAAGCTCCTTAACTTTCCTAAGAACCGCGTAATGGGGATGGCGGGAGTGCTTGATTCCGCGAGGTTCAAAACTTTTATTTCCGAAGAACTCATGGTTTCTCCGAAAGACATCCACGCTTACGTGATAGGCGGGCACGGTGATGAGATGGTTCCTCTTATTTCAATTTCTAACGTGGGAGGAATACCTTTAAAGGATTTACTTCCAAAGGAAAAGCTTGAAAAGATTATAGAAAGAACACGCTTTGGTGGCGGTGAGATAGTAAACCTCATGGGAACTTCCGCTTATTACGCTCCTGCGGCGGCAATTGTGGACATGATAGAGGCTCTCGTCCAGAACAGCAAGAGGATACTCCCCTGCAGTGTTTACCTTGACGGAGAAGCAGGTGAGTACTACGGAGTTCAGGGCTTTTGCGTGGGAGTTCCCGTGAAACTTGGTTCTAACGGGGTTGAAGAAATAATAAAAGTGCCTATGATAGAAGAAGAAAGGGAAATGTGGAGACGTTCCGTCGAGTCTGTTAAGAAAACCGTTGAAGTTGCGGAGGGTATACTAAGTGCGGGAAGTTCACGTCAATGA
- a CDS encoding aconitate hydratase: MAKGTVAWKIIKNHLVSGKMEPGEEIAIKIDQTLTQDATGTMCYLEFEAMGVPEVKTELSVSYIDHNMLQTDFRNADDHKYLMSVAKKFGIWLSKPGNGICHQVHLERFAKPGKTLLGSDSHTPTAGGMGMLAIGAGGLDVAAAMAGEPFYLKMPKIVGVHLKGKMPEWVTAKDIILELLRRLTVKGGLGKIFEYFGEGVKELSVPERATITNMGAELGATTSIFPSDEITRAYLRAQGREEDWVELLPDPDAEYDEVIEINLSELEPLIAQPHSPDNVVPVREIEGIKVDQVVIGSCTNSSFVDLTRAAKLLEGRRVHPDVVFAVAPGSKQALELITQNGALLNFLKAGARILESACGPCIGMGFAPPTNGVSVRSFNRNFKGRAGTPDAKVYLASPETCVAAAIAGEIIDPRKLAEREGVKWIRVEMPEKFPYGDEAFIPPLPKEEREKVEIYRGPNIKPLPEFEPLPETIEGEVALIVEDNITTDHIMPAGAKILPLRSNIYAISEYVYHYVDPEFVPRMKKLKEKGKAGIIIGGENYGQGSSREHAALAPRFLGVRAVIAKSFARIHHANLVNFGVVPLEFKNKEDYDKFSLGDEIEIPNLIERLKKGEDILVINKTTGEEILCTYNLTPVQKEILIAGGRLNYIKNKHRKEVSA; encoded by the coding sequence ATGGCTAAAGGGACGGTTGCGTGGAAGATCATTAAAAACCACCTTGTTTCGGGAAAAATGGAGCCCGGTGAGGAGATAGCGATAAAGATTGACCAGACTCTGACTCAGGACGCTACGGGAACTATGTGTTACCTCGAGTTCGAAGCGATGGGCGTTCCCGAGGTAAAGACGGAACTCTCCGTGTCCTACATAGACCACAACATGCTCCAGACGGACTTCAGGAACGCGGACGACCACAAGTACTTGATGAGCGTAGCTAAGAAGTTCGGTATATGGCTCTCAAAGCCCGGAAACGGCATATGTCACCAAGTTCACTTAGAAAGGTTCGCAAAACCCGGAAAGACGCTTCTCGGTTCGGACTCCCACACACCTACCGCGGGCGGAATGGGAATGCTCGCAATAGGTGCGGGCGGATTGGACGTTGCCGCAGCCATGGCGGGAGAACCCTTCTACCTGAAGATGCCCAAGATCGTGGGTGTACACCTCAAAGGCAAAATGCCTGAGTGGGTAACCGCAAAGGACATAATCCTTGAACTCCTCAGAAGGCTCACCGTAAAAGGCGGTCTCGGAAAGATATTTGAATACTTCGGAGAGGGGGTAAAGGAACTCTCCGTTCCGGAAAGGGCAACCATAACGAACATGGGAGCGGAACTCGGAGCTACAACTTCAATATTCCCCTCAGACGAAATAACTAGAGCTTACCTCAGAGCTCAGGGAAGGGAAGAGGACTGGGTAGAACTCCTACCGGATCCTGACGCCGAGTACGACGAAGTTATAGAGATAAACCTCTCCGAATTAGAGCCTCTAATAGCTCAACCTCACTCCCCGGACAACGTTGTTCCCGTAAGGGAAATAGAAGGAATAAAAGTGGATCAAGTAGTGATAGGTTCATGTACGAATTCCTCCTTCGTTGACCTAACGAGAGCTGCTAAACTCCTTGAAGGAAGGAGGGTTCACCCGGACGTAGTCTTTGCGGTAGCACCCGGTTCTAAGCAGGCGCTAGAATTAATAACCCAGAACGGAGCACTTCTTAACTTCCTGAAGGCGGGAGCGAGGATTCTGGAGAGTGCATGCGGTCCCTGTATAGGAATGGGATTCGCTCCTCCCACGAACGGAGTTTCCGTAAGGAGCTTCAACAGGAACTTCAAGGGAAGGGCTGGAACGCCTGACGCAAAAGTTTACCTCGCGTCTCCCGAGACCTGTGTTGCCGCGGCAATAGCTGGGGAGATAATAGACCCGAGAAAGCTCGCTGAAAGGGAAGGTGTAAAGTGGATAAGGGTAGAAATGCCCGAAAAGTTCCCATACGGAGACGAAGCCTTCATACCGCCTCTTCCCAAGGAGGAAAGGGAAAAAGTTGAAATATACAGAGGTCCAAACATAAAACCTCTCCCCGAATTTGAACCCCTGCCCGAAACTATAGAGGGAGAAGTCGCCCTCATCGTTGAAGACAACATAACCACGGACCACATAATGCCCGCAGGTGCGAAGATACTCCCCTTGAGGTCCAACATATACGCTATTTCCGAGTACGTTTACCACTACGTTGATCCCGAATTCGTCCCGAGAATGAAGAAATTAAAGGAAAAAGGAAAAGCGGGAATAATTATCGGCGGAGAAAACTACGGACAGGGTTCCTCCAGAGAGCACGCAGCACTAGCACCCAGATTCTTGGGAGTAAGGGCAGTTATAGCCAAGTCCTTCGCGAGAATCCACCACGCAAACCTCGTAAACTTCGGAGTAGTTCCATTAGAGTTCAAGAATAAGGAGGATTACGACAAGTTCAGTCTAGGAGATGAGATAGAAATACCTAACCTCATAGAAAGACTCAAAAAAGGTGAAGACATACTCGTAATAAACAAGACCACGGGAGAGGAAATCCTGTGTACGTATAACCTCACACCCGTACAGAAGGAAATACTCATAGCCGGCGGAAGACTCAACTACATAAAGAACAAACACAGGAAGGAGGTTTCCGCATGA
- the trpC gene encoding indole-3-glycerol phosphate synthase TrpC, with protein MGFLEEVRSYKESQIDTSPEYLRKLEELIEERKEFYDFEKALTSCGTKIIAEVKKASPSEGNIKEVNPEEQAKLYEKAGAIAISVLTDEKYFKGSLEDLRNVRESVKLPLLRKDFTVHKVQILEAKAYGADIVLLIVRMLSDKELKELLDFSEELGLSPLVEVFTLDEAKRALDAGAKIIGINNRDLETFKVDINKTKELAPKIKDLGAKFVISESGISKREEILELMNYQVDGFLIGTSLMKSENPYRKLKELLGF; from the coding sequence ATGGGATTTTTAGAAGAGGTAAGATCTTACAAAGAGAGTCAAATTGACACTTCCCCGGAATACCTCAGGAAACTTGAAGAATTAATAGAAGAGAGGAAGGAGTTTTACGACTTTGAGAAAGCCCTCACGAGTTGCGGGACTAAAATTATCGCAGAAGTTAAAAAAGCCTCCCCTTCTGAAGGGAATATAAAGGAGGTTAACCCGGAAGAACAGGCAAAACTCTACGAAAAAGCTGGGGCGATTGCAATATCCGTTCTGACGGATGAAAAGTACTTCAAAGGTTCTTTAGAGGATTTGAGAAATGTAAGGGAAAGTGTAAAACTTCCGCTTCTGAGGAAGGACTTCACTGTTCACAAAGTTCAAATACTGGAAGCAAAGGCATACGGTGCGGACATAGTCCTCTTAATAGTGAGAATGCTCTCAGACAAGGAGTTAAAGGAATTACTCGATTTTTCCGAGGAGCTCGGTCTCTCACCACTCGTTGAGGTATTCACCTTGGACGAGGCAAAGAGGGCACTCGACGCCGGAGCAAAAATTATAGGTATAAACAACAGGGATCTCGAAACGTTTAAAGTTGATATAAACAAAACTAAGGAACTTGCACCCAAGATAAAGGATCTCGGGGCGAAGTTCGTGATTTCCGAGAGCGGGATATCCAAAAGGGAGGAGATCCTTGAACTTATGAATTATCAGGTGGACGGCTTTTTAATAGGCACTTCCCTTATGAAGAGTGAGAATCCTTACAGGAAGTTAAAAGAGTTGCTGGGCTTTTGA
- the murJ gene encoding murein biosynthesis integral membrane protein MurJ: MPSLFRASLLFSLGILLSRIFGYVRDATVAYYFGASAVSDAFFIAFRIPNAFRRIFGEGGFNAVFIPFYGEAVKQNREEEFLRKTFGLLITFSLSVVIIGLLFPEEIISVISPGIKEKETFSYAVEFLKFTILYLPLVSFYAYSMAILLVQGKFFVPSVSQTLFNLGFILSLVILFHTLGHYSLALAVLIGGLFQIIPNTFLLFKEKLLKIPKFSLDREIKTFLKKFLFTLGGFSANQLSLFVDTFLASFLKVGSISYVYYAARIYLLPISLFSISLSNTLLALVSTKKDKEKDTDTALKLTLMLSIPSSFGLFFLSREIVSVLYKRGNFSEEDLFYTSGLLSLYAFSVPFYSLQHILKTVYYSKKNVEIPTKSAFLSVFLEALFGSVFIFLLNFGVYSFPLAALISSSSVLVYLYQKLPQKVSIPFGNLIKYLIASSFMGGLVYLTESLTQNPFILVSFIPIYALFYYVFLIILREELAILISYGIFRRGKILQRESN, encoded by the coding sequence TTGCCTTCCCTCTTTCGCGCTTCCCTCCTATTTTCCTTAGGAATACTTCTCAGCAGGATTTTCGGTTACGTCAGGGACGCAACGGTAGCCTATTACTTCGGTGCGAGTGCAGTATCCGACGCCTTCTTCATAGCCTTTAGAATACCGAACGCCTTCAGGAGGATTTTTGGAGAGGGAGGATTTAACGCGGTATTTATCCCTTTCTACGGTGAAGCTGTAAAGCAAAACAGGGAAGAGGAATTTTTAAGGAAAACCTTCGGACTCCTGATAACTTTTTCTCTTTCCGTTGTTATTATCGGTTTGCTCTTTCCCGAGGAAATTATCTCCGTAATTTCTCCCGGTATAAAGGAAAAGGAGACTTTTAGTTACGCTGTTGAGTTTCTGAAGTTCACGATTCTGTACCTTCCCCTAGTTTCCTTTTACGCGTACAGTATGGCTATACTCCTCGTTCAGGGAAAGTTCTTCGTTCCTTCCGTCTCTCAAACGCTCTTCAACTTAGGTTTTATACTTTCTTTGGTAATTCTTTTCCACACCTTGGGACATTACTCTCTCGCACTCGCGGTTTTGATCGGAGGACTTTTCCAAATAATTCCAAACACTTTTTTGCTTTTTAAGGAAAAACTCCTGAAAATCCCGAAGTTTTCTTTAGATAGAGAGATTAAAACCTTTTTAAAGAAGTTTTTATTTACGCTAGGAGGATTTTCCGCGAACCAGCTTTCCCTATTTGTAGATACCTTTCTCGCATCTTTCCTGAAAGTAGGTAGCATCTCCTACGTTTACTACGCTGCTAGGATTTACCTTCTCCCTATAAGCCTTTTTTCAATAAGTTTGAGCAATACGCTCCTTGCCCTCGTGTCCACAAAAAAAGATAAGGAAAAGGACACGGATACAGCCTTAAAGCTCACCTTAATGTTGAGTATTCCATCTTCCTTCGGACTTTTCTTTCTTTCGCGGGAAATCGTGAGCGTACTTTACAAAAGGGGAAATTTTTCGGAGGAAGACCTTTTCTACACATCGGGACTTCTCAGTCTTTACGCCTTTAGCGTTCCCTTTTACTCACTCCAGCACATACTAAAGACCGTCTACTACTCAAAAAAGAACGTGGAAATACCCACAAAAAGTGCCTTCCTGAGCGTCTTTCTGGAGGCTTTATTCGGTTCAGTATTTATCTTTCTGCTTAATTTCGGCGTTTACTCCTTTCCCCTCGCCGCTTTGATTTCTTCCTCCTCAGTCCTTGTATATCTCTACCAAAAACTCCCTCAAAAGGTGAGTATTCCCTTCGGAAACCTGATAAAGTACCTTATCGCCTCATCTTTTATGGGAGGATTAGTATACTTAACGGAGTCTTTGACTCAAAATCCGTTTATCCTCGTATCCTTTATCCCCATTTACGCCCTGTTCTACTATGTCTTTCTTATTATTTTGAGAGAAGAACTCGCTATCTTAATTAGTTATGGGATTTTTAGAAGAGGTAAGATCTTACAAAGAGAGTCAAATTGA
- the fbp gene encoding fructose-1,6-bisphosphate aldolase/phosphatase → MKVTLSVIKADIGGFVGHSSTHPDVVNAVREHVEKEVEKGNLIDCDILTCGDDIAIVMTHTHGVDAELVHKIAWDAFMKGTEVAKKLKLYGAGQDLLTDTFSGNVKGMGPGVAEMEFEERPSEPVIVFFADKTSPSAWNLPLYEMFADPMNTAGLVIDPKMHDGFTFEVLDVYTGKAVKLNTPAEVYDLLALIGSVGKYVVKNVYRNYDGEIAATASTQRLSLIAGQYVGKDDPVLIVRAQSGFPAVGEILEPFARPWIVEGWMRGSHNGPLMPVSFEDARPSRFDGPPRVIGAGYQLANGKLIGPADMFKDPAFDKARQVAQDMADILRRQGIFEPHRLPAEEMEYTTLPKVLKKLENRFYDTEVEKLSEEQKIEKEDMD, encoded by the coding sequence AAGTAGAGAAGGGAAACCTCATAGACTGTGATATTTTGACCTGCGGTGACGATATAGCGATAGTTATGACTCATACTCACGGAGTGGACGCGGAACTGGTTCACAAGATAGCTTGGGACGCCTTTATGAAGGGAACGGAAGTCGCAAAGAAGTTAAAACTCTACGGAGCGGGACAGGACCTCCTCACGGATACCTTCAGCGGAAACGTTAAGGGAATGGGTCCGGGCGTAGCGGAAATGGAGTTTGAAGAAAGACCCTCTGAACCCGTAATAGTGTTCTTTGCGGACAAAACTTCTCCGAGTGCTTGGAACTTACCGCTTTACGAGATGTTCGCAGATCCCATGAACACAGCCGGGCTCGTAATAGACCCCAAAATGCACGACGGATTTACCTTTGAAGTTCTGGACGTTTACACGGGAAAGGCGGTAAAGCTTAATACCCCTGCTGAAGTCTACGATCTCCTTGCGTTAATAGGTTCCGTCGGAAAGTACGTCGTTAAGAACGTTTACAGGAATTACGACGGGGAAATTGCCGCAACGGCTTCAACTCAAAGGCTTTCACTCATAGCGGGTCAGTACGTAGGAAAGGACGACCCCGTCCTGATCGTGAGGGCTCAGAGCGGATTTCCCGCAGTGGGAGAAATTCTCGAACCCTTTGCAAGACCCTGGATAGTTGAAGGATGGATGAGGGGTTCCCACAACGGACCTTTAATGCCCGTTTCCTTTGAAGACGCAAGACCCTCCAGATTTGACGGACCTCCCAGAGTAATAGGTGCGGGATACCAGCTCGCCAACGGAAAACTCATTGGACCTGCTGATATGTTCAAAGATCCTGCCTTTGATAAGGCAAGACAGGTAGCTCAAGATATGGCGGATATACTCAGGAGACAGGGAATATTCGAACCTCACAGACTCCCTGCGGAAGAGATGGAGTATACAACGCTCCCGAAAGTTCTCAAGAAGCTCGAAAACAGGTTCTACGACACGGAAGTCGAGAAGTTATCCGAGGAACAAAAAATAGAAAAAGAGGATATGGACTAA